A stretch of the Candidatus Limnocylindria bacterium genome encodes the following:
- a CDS encoding ABC transporter permease, with the protein MSALSASSRSGVVGPEPTSGDRARARARTNRRVLVNALRIAVAVLVLGLWELGTSQGEAGLIDPFFYGRPSGIASQLWSWIQNGTAQGPLWLQVATTLEEAALGFLVGVGLGIVFGVALGRIRLLADVFAPYIKALNAMPRVVLGSIFIITIGYGIWSKVALAVVLVFFVVFFNAFQGVREVDRVLLANARILGASERQLSTHVIFPSALSWILASLHTSFGFALVGAVVGEYLGAIHGIGLVIATAQATFNPNGVFAAMFILAIVALTAEFAMTWLENRLIKWRPNTMTDMQHI; encoded by the coding sequence ATGAGCGCTCTAAGCGCATCGTCTCGTAGCGGCGTCGTCGGTCCCGAGCCCACGAGCGGCGATCGCGCACGCGCGCGGGCGCGGACGAATCGTCGAGTGCTCGTCAACGCACTGCGGATCGCCGTCGCGGTGCTGGTGCTCGGTCTCTGGGAGCTCGGCACCTCCCAGGGCGAGGCGGGCCTGATCGACCCCTTCTTCTACGGAAGGCCGTCGGGCATCGCGTCGCAGCTCTGGAGCTGGATCCAGAACGGCACTGCGCAGGGGCCCTTGTGGCTGCAGGTAGCGACGACGCTCGAAGAGGCGGCCCTGGGGTTCCTCGTAGGCGTCGGTCTCGGCATCGTGTTCGGAGTCGCGCTCGGCCGCATCCGCTTGCTGGCCGACGTCTTCGCGCCCTACATCAAGGCCCTCAACGCGATGCCGCGCGTTGTACTCGGATCGATCTTCATCATCACGATCGGCTACGGGATCTGGTCGAAGGTCGCGCTCGCGGTCGTGCTCGTCTTCTTCGTGGTCTTCTTCAACGCGTTCCAAGGCGTGCGCGAGGTCGATCGCGTGCTCTTGGCCAACGCCCGCATCCTCGGCGCCAGCGAGCGGCAGCTCTCCACGCACGTCATCTTTCCGTCCGCGCTCTCGTGGATCCTCGCGAGCCTTCACACAAGCTTCGGCTTCGCGCTGGTCGGCGCGGTCGTCGGCGAGTACCTCGGCGCGATCCACGGCATCGGGCTGGTCATCGCGACGGCGCAGGCCACGTTCAACCCGAACGGCGTCTTCGCGGCGATGTTCATCCTGGCCATCGTCGCGCTTACGGCCGAGTTCGCGATGACCTGGCTCGAGAACCGTCTCATCAAATGGCGTCCGAACACCATGACCGACATGCAACACATCTAG
- a CDS encoding Lrp/AsnC ligand binding domain-containing protein, which translates to MITAVVLITAERGALPKIGEELAAVEGVSEVYSVTGEIDFVVMVRAREHEELADIVTRRIAQVPGVARTHTHVAFRAYSKLDLETVFGLGSPR; encoded by the coding sequence TCGTACTCATCACGGCAGAGCGCGGCGCTCTCCCGAAGATCGGCGAAGAGCTCGCGGCCGTTGAGGGCGTGTCGGAGGTGTACTCGGTCACCGGCGAGATCGACTTCGTCGTGATGGTGCGCGCCCGGGAGCACGAGGAGCTCGCCGACATCGTGACTCGGCGCATCGCGCAGGTGCCCGGCGTCGCGCGCACGCACACCCACGTCGCATTTCGCGCCTACTCGAAGCTCGACCTGGAGACCGTCTTCGGCCTAGGGAGTCCTCGCTAG
- a CDS encoding sugar phosphate nucleotidyltransferase, with the protein MQAVVMAGGEGSRLRPLTINRPKPMVSIVNKPCLGHIFDLLQRHGIHDAFVTLQYLASQIQDSFGDGGAVGMRLRYSVEESPLGTGGSVRQIGEALDDTFIVISGDALTDIDLTKVIAFHRERKAAVTLTLYHVANPLEYGVVITGEDGRISKFLEKPSWGEVFSDTINTGIYVIEPRVLERYKPGEAFDFSKDLFPALLAEGEPLYGYIASGYWTDIGSIPEYARANADLLQGRLTASPLGREVQPGVFTNGEVVIDESARITGPVYLGNGVKIGPQAEIVGPTVLRDYVTVDVGALIDRSIVWRNSYIGERAELHGTIVGRQCALKSRVTLEEGSVVGDHCIVNENARVRSQVKIWPDKQIESGAVVGSSLIWGSQGRRALFGRFGVTGLVNIDLTAEFCARLGAAYASTLPQGTTVTMNRDQHRSSRMLKRALMAGIVSTGVHVADLLQAPLPIGRHHTRRLGASGGVHVRVSPFDARVCDVKFFDRQALDMDKAQERKVETVFFREDIRRVGYADVGRISESTRVGEAYSEAFLAEIVHRKEIAERNFKIVVNYSHGTAAQFLPPLLSTLGIELIAINGVVSEDVGSRSFDEFQNERRELAAIVAALNASAGVIIDAGGEKVFFVDDKGRNLNDMHFLAAFAALTARVTPGVVAVPVYAPSAIESAVAEFGGKVQRVRASAEAQMNLAAREHPLVVGDGVGGFIFPRFHPSYDGLFATVRLLELLAVTGKTLAEVMDETPPANVARLQVPCEWERKGRVMRVLAQDPRTEHTRQIDGVKHQNDGEWVLVLPDGDRPLFNVYAEAKDEARAWSLAQEYADRLEQLRTEV; encoded by the coding sequence ATGCAGGCCGTGGTCATGGCCGGCGGCGAGGGGAGCCGCCTGCGCCCCCTGACGATCAATCGGCCCAAGCCGATGGTCTCGATCGTCAATAAGCCTTGTCTCGGGCACATCTTCGATCTGCTCCAGCGCCACGGCATCCACGACGCGTTCGTGACGCTGCAGTACCTCGCGTCGCAGATCCAGGACAGCTTCGGCGACGGCGGCGCGGTGGGCATGCGCCTCAGATACAGCGTCGAGGAGTCGCCCCTCGGCACGGGCGGCTCGGTCCGGCAGATCGGCGAGGCGCTCGACGACACGTTCATCGTCATCTCCGGCGATGCGCTGACCGACATCGACCTTACGAAGGTCATCGCGTTCCACCGCGAGCGCAAGGCCGCCGTTACGCTCACGCTGTATCACGTCGCGAATCCGCTCGAGTACGGCGTCGTCATCACCGGCGAGGACGGACGGATCTCGAAGTTCCTCGAGAAACCGTCGTGGGGCGAGGTCTTCTCCGACACGATCAACACCGGCATCTACGTGATCGAGCCGCGGGTGCTCGAGCGGTACAAGCCCGGCGAGGCGTTCGACTTCAGCAAGGATCTCTTCCCCGCGCTCCTCGCCGAGGGCGAGCCGCTGTACGGGTACATCGCGTCGGGCTACTGGACCGACATCGGATCCATCCCGGAGTACGCGCGCGCGAACGCGGACCTGCTCCAGGGCCGCCTGACGGCTAGTCCGCTCGGCCGCGAGGTCCAGCCCGGCGTGTTCACGAATGGCGAGGTCGTGATCGACGAGTCCGCGCGCATCACCGGCCCGGTCTATCTCGGCAACGGCGTGAAGATCGGACCGCAGGCCGAGATCGTTGGCCCCACGGTCCTCCGTGACTACGTGACGGTCGACGTTGGAGCGCTCATCGACCGCTCGATCGTGTGGCGCAACAGCTACATCGGCGAGCGCGCCGAGCTGCACGGGACCATCGTCGGCCGGCAGTGCGCGCTCAAATCGCGCGTGACCCTCGAGGAGGGGAGCGTCGTCGGCGATCACTGCATCGTGAACGAGAACGCGCGCGTTCGCAGTCAGGTGAAGATCTGGCCGGACAAACAGATCGAGAGCGGCGCCGTCGTTGGGTCGAGCCTTATCTGGGGCTCGCAGGGCCGTCGCGCGCTCTTCGGCCGCTTCGGCGTCACGGGACTGGTGAACATCGATCTCACGGCGGAGTTCTGCGCCCGCCTCGGCGCGGCCTATGCGTCGACGCTGCCGCAGGGCACCACCGTGACGATGAACCGCGACCAGCATCGCTCGAGCCGCATGCTCAAACGAGCGCTCATGGCCGGAATCGTGTCCACCGGAGTTCACGTTGCCGACCTGCTGCAGGCTCCACTGCCCATCGGTCGCCACCACACCCGGCGGCTGGGTGCGAGCGGTGGCGTGCACGTGCGCGTTTCGCCGTTCGATGCGCGCGTGTGCGACGTGAAGTTCTTCGACCGCCAGGCGCTCGACATGGACAAGGCGCAGGAGCGCAAGGTCGAGACCGTGTTCTTCCGCGAGGACATCCGCCGTGTTGGATATGCCGACGTCGGTCGCATCTCTGAGTCAACCCGCGTCGGCGAGGCGTACAGCGAGGCCTTCCTGGCCGAGATCGTCCATCGCAAGGAGATCGCCGAACGCAACTTCAAGATCGTCGTCAACTACTCCCACGGCACCGCCGCGCAGTTCCTTCCGCCGCTTCTCAGCACCCTCGGCATCGAGCTCATCGCCATCAACGGTGTGGTGTCCGAGGACGTCGGCTCACGTTCGTTCGACGAGTTCCAGAACGAGCGGCGCGAGCTCGCGGCGATCGTCGCGGCACTCAACGCGTCCGCCGGCGTGATCATCGACGCCGGTGGCGAGAAGGTCTTCTTCGTCGACGACAAAGGCCGCAACCTCAACGACATGCACTTCCTCGCGGCATTCGCCGCACTGACGGCACGCGTGACGCCGGGCGTCGTGGCGGTGCCCGTGTATGCGCCCTCGGCGATCGAGAGCGCCGTCGCGGAATTCGGCGGAAAGGTGCAGCGCGTGCGCGCCTCCGCTGAGGCGCAGATGAACCTCGCCGCGCGCGAGCATCCGCTCGTGGTCGGCGACGGCGTCGGTGGCTTCATCTTCCCGCGCTTCCACCCTTCCTACGACGGGCTCTTCGCGACGGTGCGCCTGCTCGAGCTTCTGGCCGTCACTGGCAAGACCCTCGCCGAAGTCATGGACGAGACGCCGCCCGCGAATGTGGCGCGGCTTCAGGTGCCGTGCGAGTGGGAGCGCAAAGGCCGCGTGATGCGCGTACTCGCGCAGGACCCGCGGACCGAGCACACACGACAGATCGACGGCGTGAAGCACCAGAACGACGGAGAATGGGTGCTCGTGCTCCCCGACGGAGACCGCCCGCTCTTCAACGTGTACGCCGAGGCCAAGGACGAGGCGCGGGCCTGGAGCCTCGCGCAGGAGTACGCCGACCGCCTCGAGCAGCTGCGGACCGAGGTTTGA
- a CDS encoding ATP-binding cassette domain-containing protein produces MTTQVLRDYLAKLESELPFGRKEKREILLEAEDHLIEDAQRDEATGMNIDEAERRATRRFGDPQTLARRFAEERAPAIELRNVTKRFLTPAGTAYTALRDLSLSVQVGEFCAVVGPTGCGKSTMLALISGLEPASEGEVLVDAEPVTGVSKAVGYVFQVDAVFPWKNVLDNVATGPRLRGVERGEAERLARDWISRVGLSGFERYYPHQLSGGMRKRAALAQTLINEPRILLMDEPFSALDVQTRTLMENELLQLWSATRASVVFVTHDLEEAIALADRVVVITAGPGTVKGVYHVDLPRPRNVSEIRFHPEFARIYQEIWNDLRDEVLVSYERSKRIVS; encoded by the coding sequence GTGACCACGCAGGTCCTGCGGGACTACCTCGCGAAGCTGGAGAGCGAGCTTCCCTTCGGAAGGAAAGAGAAACGCGAGATCCTGCTCGAGGCGGAGGACCACCTCATCGAGGACGCACAGCGCGATGAGGCCACCGGCATGAACATCGACGAGGCCGAGCGTCGAGCCACCCGTCGCTTCGGCGATCCGCAGACGCTGGCGCGGCGGTTCGCGGAGGAGCGGGCACCCGCGATCGAGCTGCGCAACGTCACGAAGCGCTTTCTCACACCTGCTGGCACCGCGTATACCGCTCTTCGCGACCTGAGCCTGAGCGTTCAGGTGGGCGAGTTCTGCGCCGTCGTCGGCCCGACAGGCTGCGGGAAGTCGACGATGCTCGCGCTGATCTCGGGGCTCGAGCCGGCAAGCGAGGGCGAGGTCCTCGTCGACGCTGAGCCGGTGACTGGCGTCAGCAAGGCCGTCGGCTACGTGTTCCAGGTCGACGCGGTGTTCCCGTGGAAGAACGTACTCGACAACGTCGCGACGGGTCCGCGACTGCGAGGTGTCGAGCGCGGCGAGGCCGAACGCTTGGCGCGGGACTGGATCTCCCGCGTCGGGCTCTCCGGCTTCGAGCGGTACTACCCCCATCAGTTGTCGGGCGGCATGAGGAAGCGTGCGGCGCTCGCGCAAACGCTCATCAACGAGCCGCGCATCCTGCTCATGGACGAGCCGTTCAGTGCTCTCGACGTGCAGACGCGTACCTTGATGGAGAACGAGCTGCTGCAGCTGTGGTCGGCCACGCGCGCTTCGGTCGTCTTCGTCACGCACGACCTCGAGGAGGCGATCGCCCTCGCCGATCGTGTCGTCGTGATCACCGCCGGGCCCGGCACGGTCAAGGGCGTCTACCACGTCGATCTGCCGCGCCCGCGCAACGTCAGCGAGATCCGCTTCCATCCGGAGTTCGCCCGGATCTATCAAGAGATATGGAACGATCTCAGAGACGAGGTGCTGGTGAGCTATGAGCGCTCTAAGCGCATCGTCTCGTAG
- a CDS encoding helix-turn-helix transcriptional regulator, producing MKGEILRGHLDMLLLAAVARGPAHGYALIDLVNADSGGVFDLQQGTVYPILHRLEQENLIKGRWVAHAGRQRREYEITSDGRDRLDAARADWKRFSRGVRGVIGEAT from the coding sequence GTGAAGGGGGAGATCCTCCGGGGGCATCTCGACATGCTCTTGCTGGCTGCGGTGGCGCGCGGGCCGGCCCATGGCTACGCGCTCATCGACCTCGTGAACGCCGACAGCGGCGGGGTATTCGATCTGCAGCAAGGCACCGTCTACCCGATCCTGCATCGGCTCGAGCAAGAGAACCTGATCAAGGGTCGGTGGGTCGCCCACGCCGGGCGACAGCGGAGGGAATACGAGATCACCAGCGACGGCCGCGACCGGCTGGACGCCGCTCGCGCGGACTGGAAGCGCTTCTCGCGCGGAGTCCGTGGCGTGATTGGCGAGGCGACGTGA
- a CDS encoding ABC transporter substrate-binding protein, giving the protein MRRTFATIGLIATVVVAACGGAATPSANPSTNPTASAAGTAEPFALTIMVGGLNKQIYLPNKLTEALGYFKEQNLTVTLIDEPSGKDSTTALIASEVEGASGSYDHTIDVQGLGKSLVEVVQLLRAPGEAEMVATAKAGEIKSAADFKGRKLGVTSIGSGTHGLTQYLAVKNGIAVDQFTPIAVGAGDTFIAAIKQGTIEAGMTTEPTISRLLKTGDAKVLIDLRTPEGTRAALGGDYPFISIYMRSDWVASHKPQVQRVVNAYVKTLKWIATHTPQEIADKLPADYYAGDKDLYLAALTGSMPMFSPDGKMPAGAPDFVLKVLQTYNKNVQGKTIDVSKTFTNEFADAAK; this is encoded by the coding sequence ATGCGTCGTACGTTCGCAACAATCGGTCTCATCGCGACGGTGGTCGTCGCCGCCTGCGGCGGCGCGGCCACTCCAAGCGCCAATCCGAGCACCAATCCCACCGCCAGCGCCGCCGGCACGGCCGAGCCATTCGCTCTCACGATCATGGTCGGCGGCCTGAACAAGCAGATCTACCTGCCGAACAAGCTCACCGAGGCCCTCGGCTACTTCAAGGAGCAGAACCTGACCGTGACGCTGATCGATGAGCCATCCGGGAAGGACTCGACCACGGCGCTCATCGCGAGCGAGGTCGAAGGCGCGTCGGGCTCGTACGACCACACGATCGACGTGCAGGGCCTCGGCAAGAGCCTCGTCGAAGTCGTCCAGCTTCTGCGCGCGCCGGGCGAGGCCGAGATGGTCGCGACGGCCAAGGCTGGCGAGATCAAGTCCGCCGCCGACTTCAAGGGCCGCAAGCTCGGCGTGACCTCGATCGGTTCGGGCACGCACGGCCTCACGCAGTATCTCGCCGTCAAGAACGGCATCGCCGTCGATCAGTTCACGCCGATCGCGGTCGGCGCCGGCGACACGTTCATCGCCGCGATCAAACAGGGCACCATCGAAGCAGGTATGACCACCGAGCCCACGATCTCGCGCCTCCTAAAGACTGGAGACGCCAAGGTGCTCATTGACCTGCGCACGCCCGAAGGCACGCGCGCTGCCCTCGGCGGCGACTACCCGTTCATCTCCATCTACATGCGGTCGGACTGGGTAGCCAGCCACAAGCCGCAGGTCCAACGTGTCGTGAACGCCTATGTGAAGACGCTCAAGTGGATCGCGACACACACGCCGCAGGAGATCGCGGACAAGCTTCCCGCCGACTACTACGCGGGCGACAAGGACCTCTATCTGGCCGCCCTGACCGGCAGCATGCCGATGTTCAGCCCCGACGGAAAGATGCCGGCCGGCGCACCGGACTTCGTGCTGAAGGTGCTGCAGACCTACAACAAGAACGTCCAGGGCAAGACCATCGACGTCTCCAAGACGTTCACCAACGAGTTCGCCGACGCGGCGAAGTGA